The Intestinibaculum porci DNA window AAAGAAAAAAGTGTCATTAAGGAAACGTTTCTGGCAATCCTGATCACAGCGGTGATCTTTGTGATTTCTGAATATTTTACCTTAACGCCGATTAATATTCGCTCAAAAGCATTCTTGATCACATTACCGTGCTTTTTAGTGATTTACATGCTGCTAAGATTAATCTTTCTGCATCGCTTCAGCAAGTCTTATATCATTTTAGTCATTGTTGGGGCAATGTCTGTCGGCATGTATTATACTGGTGATTATTTTTCCTCAAAATTCTTTTTTGCGAAGGAATATGCTAATCAGATTTCAATGAAAAAGGCCAGTGATCGGGATTTCTATAAGGATATGACCAATGTCACGGAAGATTCTGTTCCGGTCGTTGATAAAGCTTCTGCTATTAAATTAGGGGATAAGAATATGGGGACAATCCCTGATTATGTCTCGCAGTTTGATGTCGATGAAACATATAATCAGATCAACTATAAAGGCCGCGCGGTGCGGGTGACAATGTTAAAATATGGCAATGCGATCAAATGGTTCTCTAATCATTTTGATGGGCTGCCAGCTTATATCAAAGTCGATATGATTACTCAGGATACCAAAGTGGTTAAACTGAAGAAACCTATTCGTTATTCAAAATCCGACAAACTCTTTAGAAATATCAATCGCTATATCCGTATGCGTTATCCTTTCTTCATGTTTGATGATCCCTCATTTGAATTAGATGAATCAGGAACTCCATACTGGGTGGCCCCGGTTTATGATTATAAGATCGGTCTGTTTGGCGGAAAGGACATTATTGGTGCGATTACTGTCAATGCGCAAAACGGCAAAGCCAAATACTATCGTCAGAAGAAAGTGCCAGCCTGGGTAGATCGTGTTTTTCCGGCTTCCTTATTAATGAAACAGTTAAAAAATACCGGGAAGTATTCTCATGGCTACCTCAATACCCTCTTTAGTCAAAAGGGCGTCTTAAAACCAACCAGCGGCTATAACTATTTAGCTATTGGTAAGGATATATGGCTTTATACCGGCTTAACGAGTGTCTCTGGTGATTCTTCCAATGTTGGTTTTGCCTTGATCAATACCCGGACCAAGGAAACGAAATATTATCCAATTGCGGGAGCAACGGAGTCAAGTGCGATGAAGTCGGCCGCTGGGAAAGTTCAGGAGCAGCATTATACGCCAACCTTCCCAACATTATTAAATGTCTTGAATGTGCCAACTTATTTCTTGTCCTTAAAAGATGATGAAGGCTTAGTCAAGAAGTATGCCTTTGTCTCAGTTGAACATTATGAAATTGTCGGTATCGGTGATACCGTTAAAAGCGCCCAGGAAAGTTATCTGAAACAGATGAAAGATTCTGGTCATCTCAAAGATAATGTGGCGAAAGCAACGGTGAGTGGTGAAGTGAAAGGTATTAAAGAAGTTGTTGTCAATGGCAATACAACTTATTATATTACCCTTAAAAAGCATAAGAAGTCTTATATTGCCCCGATTACTTTAAATGATCAGCTGCCAACCCTTAAAAAAGGTGATAAGATTACTTTAACTTATGAAAAATCAAAAGAAACAGCAGTTAATGTTTTAGACATTACGCTATAAATGATCCCGATCGTGATGATCGGGATTTTTGCATCTGATCATAGAACTACCATTTTGCAACTTTTTGCGGTATAATATAGAGAAGGTTTGACAAGAAAGGAAGCGTATAACATGTTAGAACCTGGGAGTTATATTGTTTATAAACAGCAGGTATGTAAAGTGAAGGGAATTATTGAAAAGTACTATCATGATAAGGATTATTATTATTTAGTACCATTAACGAATGAAAAATTAAAGATCATGCTGCCAGTGGATCAGGTTGGGCAGACCCGTGCCCTCATGAGTAAAGATCAGGCTTATGATCTGGTTGATCATATCGGCAGTATTGCGCCGTTAGAAATCCATGCCCGTAATATGAAAGAAAGCTATCAGGCGTTATTTGAATCTGATGATCCTGAAAATCTTGTCAAGATTATTAAAACGACCTATATGCGTACCCAGGATCGTATTGCCCTCAATAAGAAAGTCACAGCAAGTGATGAAACCTATTTTGAAAAGGCAGAAAACTATCTCTTTAGTGAACTAAGCGTTGTCTTGGATATGGATTTTGAAGAGGTCCGTGACCTCTTTCGTAAAAAAGCCACCAAGAAATAAGGTCCCAAACTTTCACACGTTTGCTACACATTGAGTTTACAATCCAAAGATAGAATATGGGTGTAGAAAGAAAAGAAAGGATTGAGTAACATGGAAGAAAGAAAAAGAAGAAATGGTCCAAGAGGACACATTAGCAAATATATTGTATCAGGTGTTTTAGTTTTAGCGTTATCGGCAGCCGGCGGGGTCGGCGGAGCGTATTGGTATACGCATTCACAGGCTGGAACGGTTGTGACCACAACGACAGCAACGGCGACGCCAACAAGCACCTCATCAGCGAAGGATGCTAGCAGTATTGCCAGCAAGATGAGTCAGTCGGTTGTCGCGATCACCACTGAAGAAATGACCACAAGTAACTTCTGGTATGGTTCACAGGTTTCCTCTGGGGCCGGCAGCGGCGTTATTATGAGCAGTGATGGTTATATTATTACCAATGCGCATGTTGTATCAGGTGCTAGTAAAATTAAAGTCACAACATCTAATAATAAAACCTATACCGCAAAATTAGTTGGTTCTTATACCAAAGGTGATATTGCGGTCTTAAAGATTGAAGCTACGGGCTTAAAAGCAGCCACTTTTGCGGATTCGAGCAAGATCAAACAAGGTCAGGTGACTTATGCGGTTGGTAACCCTGAAGGGACATTCGCTAATTCAATTACATCCGGAATTGTCTCTGCGGTAAGCCGTAAAATTACTATCTCATTAAGTGATGATGATTCTTCATCAAGTGATTCGGATGATAATTCATGGTTTTCACAGTACACATCAGGACGCAGCCAGTCTTCTACAACGACTTTAAATGTCATTCAGACAGATGCGGCGGTTTCTCCTGGTAACTCTGGTGGTGGTTTATTTAATGCCAATGGCGATCTGATCGGGATTGTCAATGCCAAATCATCAGATAGTGACTCAGAAGGTTTAGGCTTTGCCATTCCAGCCAATACAGCGGTGAAGATTGCAAAACAGTTAATTACCAATGGAAAAGTATCTTCATAATGCATAGGAAGATTATGCTGATCGGGCATAGTCTTCTTTTTTTATTGTAATAGCATGGCCAAGCAGGTGGAGGGATGCCTCATTGCTTGTAAGATTTGCATAATCATGAAAATCCTATAAAAATCATAGACATAGGGCGCAACGCCGTCTAAACTAAATGTAAGGAAGGTGAGAAGATGATTGGTGTGAGTGCCTGTTTACTTGGCGTGAACTGCACGTATCGCGGCGATGCGAATACGCAGGAAAAACTGAAAGCTTTATTTGAAAAAGGCGAAGCGGTGGCGATCTGCCCGGAAGTCTTAGGCGGGTTAATGACGCCGCGTGCGCCAAGTGAAATTATTAGTGAAAATCCTTTGCGGATTCAAACCAATCGCGGCATTGATGTCACGAAGGCTTATCTTCACGGCGCGCAGAAAGCTTTAGCGTATTTACAGCGCCATAATATTACCACTGTTGTCTTAAAAGCGAATAGTCCAAGTTGTGGGATCGGTCATATTTATGATGGGACGTTTTCTCATACATTAATACCTGGTGATGGGATCACAGCTAGAATTTTAAAGGCGAATGGTATATCATTATTAAGTGAAAAAGATCTGATCGAAATGGAGGAAGAACAATAATGGGTCATATATTAAAAATGAATGTTGTTTTACATGAAAAAATCTGGGGTGGAACGCGTCTGAAAGACGAATATGGTTATGATATTCCTAGTGATCATACTGGTGAAGCATGGGTCATTTCTGGTCATCCTAATGGCGACTGTACGATTGCGAATACAGAATATGAAGGTAAGACCGTTTCCTGGTTATTTGCGAATCACCGTGAATTATTTGGCAACGTGGAAGGGGATCAGTTCCCGTTATTAGTAAAAATCTTAGATGCCAATGATAACTTATCAGTGCAGGTACATCCAGATAATGAATATGCGAAAATTCATGAAAATTCTCTTGGTAAGAGTGAATCTTGGTATGTTTTAGGTGCTGATCCAGGAACGAAGATGGTCATGGGGCACCATGCAAAAACCAAAGAAGAATTAATCGACTATATTAAAAATGATAATTATGATGATTTATTAAATGTCATCGATATCGATAAAGGGGATTTCTTCTATATTCCTGCGGGCACTTTGCATGCGATCTGCAGCGGCAGTCTGATTTACGAAGCCCAGCAGTCATCTGATATCACTTATCGTGTCTATGATTATCATCGTAAAGATGCTCAAGGCAATGAAAGAGAATTACATGTGCAGCAGTCCATTGACTGTATCAAAGTTCCAGCTGATTTTGATCAGAATAAAATCTTTGTCAATACAAAAGTAGAAAATGGAACAAAGACCCGTTATCTCAAATGTGAATACTTAACTGTTGATAAATATACCATTCATGGTTCAGGCTTAATCAAGAATGAGGCGCCTTTTGCCTTAGTCACTATTACTGAAGGTTCCGGTATCGCCAATGATATGGAATTCAAGAAGGGCGATAACTTCATTATCTGCAGTGACGTTGAAAATGTCGAATACGATGGTGACTTCGAAGCGATGGTTACCACTTTATAGGAGAGAAACATATGAAAGATGCATACCGTTTATCATTACAATTACATGAAGCACATCATGGCAAGTTAGAAGTTGTTTCTAAAGTGCCGGTTAATAATGCGGATGATTTATCATTAGCGTATACGCCAGGAGTGGCGCAGCCATGTCGTGAAATTGCGAAAAATCCTGATGATGTCTACAAATATACCTGGAAAAGCAATTCTGTGGCTGTTGTCACGGATGGAACCGCTGTGTTAGGTTTAGGTGATATTGGCCCAGAAGCGGCCTTGCCGGTTATGGAAGGAAAATGTGTGCTGTTCAAACGTTTTGCCAATATCGATGCTGTGCCTATTTGTTTAGATACGAAAGATCCTAAAGAAATTATTGAGATCGTTAAGAAAATCGCGCCAACTTTTGGCGGCATTAACTTAGAAGATATCAGTGCACCACGCTGTGTGGAAATTGAAAGAACATTGAAAAAGGAATGCTCGATTCCAGTGTTCCATGATGATCAGCACGGGACAGCCATTTGCTTAACCGCGGCCTTAATCAATGCATTAAAAGTTGTCGGTAAAAAAGCAGAAGATATTACAGTTGTCGTCAGTGGCACGGGTGCGGCTGGTTCTTCGATCATCCATATGATTCATGACTTAGGCGTGAAAGAAATCTATGGTTTTAATATTAATGGCATCGTCATTAAAGAAGATGCGGATTCTTATGATTTCTTAACCAAAGAATTAGCCGAGATCACCAACTCTACCCAAAAACGTATGACGATGGCTGAAGCGATGAAAGAAGCCGATGTCTTTATTGGCGTGTCAGCTCCTGGTTTAGTCACAAAAGAAATGGTTGCATCAATGAAGGAAAAACCAATTGTTTTCCCAATGGCAAACCCAGAACCGGAAATTACTTATGCGGATGCGATTGAAGGCGGCGCCTACGTTGTCGGGACCGGCCGTTCTGATTTCCCTAATCAGATCAACAATGTCTTGGCTTTCCCAGGATTATTTAGAGGGGCCTTAGATGCGCGTGCACCGCAGATTACTGAAGCAATGAAAATCGCAGCTGCGCGCGGTTTGGCGTCTTTAATTAGTGATGAGGAGTTATCAAAAGACTATATTATTCCAAAAGCTTTTGATCCCCGCGTCGCAAAGGTGGTCGCTCAGGCCGTTATTGATGAAGTCCATAAGTAAAGGAAACCAGTCAGCAAGCTGACTGGTTTTCAAACGCATCATTTATTTGGTTTTCTTTTTAAAACGACGTGCGAGATCAATAACAACTGCCATCAGAACTAATAAAGTAATCAAGCCGATGCCCGCCATAAAAGCAGGGGAATAGCTGGCTGACTGATGATTGGTGATGTAGTAATACGCATCAATGATGACTAACATACCAACAACAATCAAACCAAGATAAGTCATTGCGACGCCCATGGACTGTCCGGCTTCCTGAATTTCTTTGGTCCGCTTGGGATCGTAGTAACGCTTCTTTGTAACCATAAGGATCCTCCTCTCACTTGTGATGCGTTCTCTTCTACTTCTATTGTAGCCTTTTTTTTGATCATTTCCATCATTTGGTGGCCAACGGTTCATTTTGGTTGTCAACGGTCAAAAAAGCGTATCTAAAGATACGCTTAAAGAGTAACTGTATAGCCATCATGATCAGGGAAAAGTAACGGCGCATCGATATGGGCTTTCTTTAAAGCTTCAGAGATGCGATAGTGGCCAAAGTAATGAATTGGTAAAATGGCATCAGAGGTGGTCATTTGAATA harbors:
- a CDS encoding CvpA family protein, whose product is MDPKKNDEILDAEPVTSKETDREYRKRMKKQAKEAKKAYKQQHYKEKSVIKETFLAILITAVIFVISEYFTLTPINIRSKAFLITLPCFLVIYMLLRLIFLHRFSKSYIILVIVGAMSVGMYYTGDYFSSKFFFAKEYANQISMKKASDRDFYKDMTNVTEDSVPVVDKASAIKLGDKNMGTIPDYVSQFDVDETYNQINYKGRAVRVTMLKYGNAIKWFSNHFDGLPAYIKVDMITQDTKVVKLKKPIRYSKSDKLFRNINRYIRMRYPFFMFDDPSFELDESGTPYWVAPVYDYKIGLFGGKDIIGAITVNAQNGKAKYYRQKKVPAWVDRVFPASLLMKQLKNTGKYSHGYLNTLFSQKGVLKPTSGYNYLAIGKDIWLYTGLTSVSGDSSNVGFALINTRTKETKYYPIAGATESSAMKSAAGKVQEQHYTPTFPTLLNVLNVPTYFLSLKDDEGLVKKYAFVSVEHYEIVGIGDTVKSAQESYLKQMKDSGHLKDNVAKATVSGEVKGIKEVVVNGNTTYYITLKKHKKSYIAPITLNDQLPTLKKGDKITLTYEKSKETAVNVLDITL
- a CDS encoding CarD family transcriptional regulator, giving the protein MLEPGSYIVYKQQVCKVKGIIEKYYHDKDYYYLVPLTNEKLKIMLPVDQVGQTRALMSKDQAYDLVDHIGSIAPLEIHARNMKESYQALFESDDPENLVKIIKTTYMRTQDRIALNKKVTASDETYFEKAENYLFSELSVVLDMDFEEVRDLFRKKATKK
- a CDS encoding S1C family serine protease, translated to MEERKRRNGPRGHISKYIVSGVLVLALSAAGGVGGAYWYTHSQAGTVVTTTTATATPTSTSSAKDASSIASKMSQSVVAITTEEMTTSNFWYGSQVSSGAGSGVIMSSDGYIITNAHVVSGASKIKVTTSNNKTYTAKLVGSYTKGDIAVLKIEATGLKAATFADSSKIKQGQVTYAVGNPEGTFANSITSGIVSAVSRKITISLSDDDSSSSDSDDNSWFSQYTSGRSQSSTTTLNVIQTDAAVSPGNSGGGLFNANGDLIGIVNAKSSDSDSEGLGFAIPANTAVKIAKQLITNGKVSS
- a CDS encoding DUF523 domain-containing protein; translated protein: MIGVSACLLGVNCTYRGDANTQEKLKALFEKGEAVAICPEVLGGLMTPRAPSEIISENPLRIQTNRGIDVTKAYLHGAQKALAYLQRHNITTVVLKANSPSCGIGHIYDGTFSHTLIPGDGITARILKANGISLLSEKDLIEMEEEQ
- a CDS encoding type I phosphomannose isomerase catalytic subunit; translated protein: MGHILKMNVVLHEKIWGGTRLKDEYGYDIPSDHTGEAWVISGHPNGDCTIANTEYEGKTVSWLFANHRELFGNVEGDQFPLLVKILDANDNLSVQVHPDNEYAKIHENSLGKSESWYVLGADPGTKMVMGHHAKTKEELIDYIKNDNYDDLLNVIDIDKGDFFYIPAGTLHAICSGSLIYEAQQSSDITYRVYDYHRKDAQGNERELHVQQSIDCIKVPADFDQNKIFVNTKVENGTKTRYLKCEYLTVDKYTIHGSGLIKNEAPFALVTITEGSGIANDMEFKKGDNFIICSDVENVEYDGDFEAMVTTL
- a CDS encoding NAD(P)-dependent malic enzyme produces the protein MKDAYRLSLQLHEAHHGKLEVVSKVPVNNADDLSLAYTPGVAQPCREIAKNPDDVYKYTWKSNSVAVVTDGTAVLGLGDIGPEAALPVMEGKCVLFKRFANIDAVPICLDTKDPKEIIEIVKKIAPTFGGINLEDISAPRCVEIERTLKKECSIPVFHDDQHGTAICLTAALINALKVVGKKAEDITVVVSGTGAAGSSIIHMIHDLGVKEIYGFNINGIVIKEDADSYDFLTKELAEITNSTQKRMTMAEAMKEADVFIGVSAPGLVTKEMVASMKEKPIVFPMANPEPEITYADAIEGGAYVVGTGRSDFPNQINNVLAFPGLFRGALDARAPQITEAMKIAAARGLASLISDEELSKDYIIPKAFDPRVAKVVAQAVIDEVHK